Genomic DNA from Lagenorhynchus albirostris chromosome 20, mLagAlb1.1, whole genome shotgun sequence:
GTTCTGGAAACTGGCCTGGGGCTGCACGAACCAGAAGCCCTGTACCCAGTACCGCCTGAAGAACAGTGATCGGGCTGCCTCCGCACCTCCTCACCCTCTCCTCGCTGTCCCGGAAGCTGCAGGGTCTCAATTTTTCCCCACCCTGGCACCGTCGTCAGGAAAAGCCTCactcagggacctccctggtggtccaggggttggggctccgcgcttccactgcacggccgaaaaaaaagagaagcctcaCTCGGTTCCACGGCTCTTCCAAAGAATTTATTGATCATATTTACATCTATTGCAAATAGTGAGAAAGCAGCAGAGGCCCAGCCCCAGACCTCATCTCTGCTCCGGAACGTGAGGACCCGGGGATGCCTGGGTCTTCCTGTCCCCTGGGGGAGGGAGACCTGAGATGCAGAGATGACCCTTCTTGTCCCTTCTTTCAGGGTCTTGGACCTGCTCCCCCAGGGACTCTGGACCCAGGGGCTGTCTCATCAACTCAAGGCACAAACACTGTGGTGACGGGTGGGCAGGCAAGGCATGGGGTCGCTCCTGGCAGGCACCACCGGGCCCAGTCCATCTTCTCTCCTTTGGTCCTGCCCTCTTTCTTCCCCTACTGGTCCCACACTGGGCAGGGCCTGGCTGGGAGGACACTTAAACCACTGCCCAAGGCCCCTAACTCCTGGACCATGGCCAGCCCTTAGAGGCTGGAGTCCAAGCACCATCAGTGTCCTGGACTGTGGTGGCGTCCCGGTCCTTGCAGGACAGGGGCAGAGAGAGCCCAGCAAGGGGTGCTGTGGCTGGAGACTGGCTAGGCAGGGAgagtctcccttccccctcccagagcTTCCTGTCCCCATGTGGATGCAGAGGGCGGAGCTGGGGAGAAGAGAGGGCAGCAATGCCTTCCCCAGGCTCTCGCTCTTGCTTCCTGCTGGCTCGGTGGGGCAGCATCGCCCCAAGCCATGAACGAGATCCCTTCTGGCAGCCTCAGTGGCTCTGCGGGTTCAGGAGCCCAGACCTCCATGCCACCTTAGCTGGCAGGCCATGTGGGTACCCAGGGCATGGGGCCTGAGGCTTGCCAGGAGGGATGCTGCTGGGGAAACAAAGGTGAGGGATGGACTCCCGGAGGACGTGTGCCCACCTCCGCCTGGCCAGCTCTTGCCTCGGACTATGCCAGGAGGCGGATGACCCCGTTGTCTGAGCCCAGCAGGAGGTGGCGTTTGGTGGGCAGCAAGGCCAGGCTGGTGAGCGTGCCACGGAAGTTCTCGGAGCTGAGCTTGGTGGTGGCCTGGGAAGGCGGCTCAAGCAGGGAGCAGACGCCAATCTTGTTGGCCACGGTGCCAGTTACCACCTCGCTGCCGTACAAGTCGAAGGTGTGGATAGGGTCGGAGGTTGACTTGTAGTGATGCGtgggcttctgctccagctccTTCCAGACAGTCAAGGAGTGGTCAGAGGAGGAGCTGACCAGGACGCTGCCCTCCACCGCCTGCCCGGGGAGAGCAGAGCCTCAGCAGGGCCCAGGGTCTTCCTGTTTCCTCCCACAGGATCTCCCAGGAGGACAGGGTGTCCTGAGCCGGGGACAGGCTGCCAGCCTCCCACGTTATATCAACGTCGGTTAACAGGAATATATTAAGTGTCATCAACCTAGTCATCATTATAATTTGGGCACTTACTATGTCAAGCATTGTATTAGGTACATTACACGTCTTAACCGTggttaatcttcataacaactctatgaggaAGGTGTTgtcattgttcccattttacagaggaaaacacTAAGGCTCAGGAAAGTTAAGTAATCATACAAGGTCACAGAaccaataagtggcagagccaggattaacACCCAGGCTGACCCTAGAGACCTCCTGATGCTTTCTTGGAAAGTCAGAATTTAGAGGCACCCAGAACCCAGGATCCCCTGGGGGGCCCTGGAGGGAACCAGGGACTGCCTGCCCCCAGCAGTGGCAGTGGTTGCTGCTTAGGATGGGGAGGGAGTCCCAGTTGCCTGGAAAAACCCTCCCACAAAGAGCCCTGTTCCTCCCCTCCTGCACCTCCCTGAGCAGTTCCCTGAGGTCTGTGACTGAAAATGGgccgggggtggaggtgggggcaggaTTCCCATGCCCGATCCGCCCCTGCCCGCACCGGGACAGCCCAGCTGGGGGCATGGACTCTGCTCAGTGGTCTGGGGGCAGTAAACAGCCTCCCAGCTGAGCTTTATTTAACCTGACTGGGTCATGGACAGGGCCCGACCCCTGATCCTCCAAGTAAGACAAATATGGACAAGGGTTACTCATTAGAACATCACCAGGAAGCAGCAGGGTCAGCTCGGCCCCCCGGTTCCACCCAGCGGCCAGCCTCCTGCCGAGGCCCCCATGGTGCAGCTGGCTCCTGACCCTCCCTGCCCACCAGTCCTCGGGCAGGTATAAGGGAGGTCAGCTGGAGCCTGTCCTGGGTGGGCTCTAAGCAGAGGTGACGGCTGGGGCAGTCAGCCAGGAGGGGAAGGGAACCTGGTCTGTCACCTTGATCTGCAGGATGTCCCCTTCATGGGCAGGCCAGCCACGCAGAACCAGGCCCGTACGGGTGTCCAGGAGCACCATGAAGCCCGAGGAGAAGCCGGCCACCACACTCCGGCCGCTGGGGCTGACAGCCAGGGAGCGGACAAGCCCAGGGTTCAGCCCGCTGCTCAGGCGGAACTCATGCTGTGGGCAGAGGAAGACAAGCTGAGGCGCCACAGCCTGCTCCAACCCGCATCTCCCCGAGGTCCAGTTCATCCCCCAACCCACACAGCTGGAAGGCCTGAGCCTCGTCCCCCATCAAGGGGGGGCTCCCCAAATCCCAGAGCcagagccccaccccccaccccccagggttTGCTGCTGCAGATGATCTGTCACCAAAGAGAAACTCTGCCCTGGCCTCCTCTCTTCAGGGGTCTCTCCTCCCTGCCAGgcacccaggccagggctcagggAACAGGATGCCCTGACCTGCAGGCCGGGCTTCCGGCAGTCTACAAAGCGCAGGGTCGAGTCAGAGCTGGCCATGGTGATGCTGGTGTGGGGGGCGGGCATGACAGCCACAGCGGTCAGGGGCACCCGGCTGTCCGACGGCTCCACCACGCGAAGGGTCTTCCCTGGGAAGGAAAGGCACGGTGGATCTGGGTCCCGGCCACTGACGGAAGAGCCCCGACTCCTCCTATCCCCCCAACCAACCCCGTACCTGCCTCCCACATCCCAGGAAACCTCAATAAATGCTGCGAAAGATGTTTCTTGACCCTCCCACCTTCCTACTTCCGTGGCCAAGCCAGGCCCCTCTCTTCACACAGCACCCTCGCCGAAAGCAACCTCCCCACCACCTACCTCAAAGCTACTCTACCTCCTTAACCCCTGCTTTCTAACCTTATTTCTGCCTACAATGATGACAAAAAATATGTGAGCAACTGTTTACCAACCAGGTACTACGTGCTCCACGTTAAGCTAAACCCCTATGCACTATCCTCTAAAGCAGCTGTTctgattcccattttgcagataggaAAACTGATACTTCGAGCAGCAGagtgacttgctcaagatcacTCGGCAAGTAAGTTGGCAGAGCCGATTCAAACTTGGGTATGACGGATTCTGAGTCTTAGATGCTCCTCTCCGTGGCCTCACCGGCTCACCCTCAACCACATACCATTATACCCCAACCCACCACCCTTGGTGGAGTACAGGACAGCAGCATCAGAACAGGCCTCACCTGGGCCCGCTCACCTGTGAAGGGGTCCCAGACGTGCAcagccccgtcacagctcaccacACACTGCGGGGCCTCAAGCTGGCCCACAAAGAAGACACTCTTGCGGTGCTGGGCATAGACGAGGCGTGAGGCTGTCTCACTGGTGCCGTCCCCAGAGTTGTAGAGGGGCCAGAGGCGCACGGTGCGGTCCTTGCTGCCACTCAGGAAGAAGTCCTCGCTGCTCAGGGGCACCACACACTTGACGGCCCCTGAGTGGCCGGGGAAGCTCTGCAGGCGGATCTGGTGGaagtgaaagtgggcatcctgcTGGTTCACGCCGATCTCGTACTGCCAGTGTGCCAGCCAGTTCCCACTCAGGCCGTGCACGCTCCGCGGCAGCTTCCGCTTCAGCACGTTGTCCTCGCTCTGGCTGCCGAGGTCCCCGCCACCCACCCCGGGGATGGGGCCCAGCGGGCCGGGGCTCTCAGGCTGGGAGTCATCAGGGATCTGGATGCGGTTCCCGACCAGGACGCTCCCAAAGGTCCCCGAGTGGCCGTCGTCCTGGGGGCAGCCCCCACCCTGGGGGTCCCACTCAGGGCCGGTGCTGGGCGCGGTGGGCTCCACGCTGGCAGGGCTGCGATGGCTTGGGCTCATGCTCTCCAGATACAGCCCCGCCAGCTCCCCCACCAGCTCGTGGTTGGGGATGATCTTCCGGATGATGTCACCTGGATGGGAGCGGGAGAGGTCCTGAGATTAGGGGAGATGGCAAGTGACTGCCACCACCCACGCACGGGCTTGGGAACCACAGAAGGCAGGCCAGGTACTGTCTGTGCAACTCTAAGCAAGTAACTCTTccatctctgagcctgtttcctccccaGGAAGACGTGGATTCATTCCTTCAGTATGGACACGTGAGCATCTTCCACATGTGCTGCGTGCCATGCTGGGCATCAGAAACAGAACGGTGAACAAGACAGGTCATGCTCTCCCTCCCACAGGCTAGACTTCAGTGGTGGGATGACAACATATCTGACCAGCACTGTTCATCCTATTCACGGCGATGACACACATAGACGCTTGGCACAGGGCCCGGCCTATACGGGAAGTTACGTGAACAGTGGGCTGCTAATTCCTCTCAGATGGCTGCTAAGACGTCAGTCCGGCAGCCTGActgccctgcctgccccaggCACAGGCCAGGCTGCTCCTGCGCCTCCTTGCTGGCCAAAGCTCAATCCCTGTTTATACGTCACCGGGACTCAGGGGCCTAAGGCCAAATCCCTTTGCTCTGACCCAGAGAACTGTGTTTAACACCCACTCCTGACTCTAGGGGCTGGGGGAGCATGGGGCCCTCCCAGGGGAAGAGTTGTAGCcacagaggctgggaggggaCGTGATGGGCCAGTACCCAACAGGCAGGAGAAGGGCACGTAGATCGTATACGCCATCTCCAAGGTGAACACCTTCTGCAGCTCGTCCAGCAGGGTGGGGTCCACCAGCCGCAGCTGCCCGTCGGAGAAGGCCACCTTTGGCAGCTGGCCCTCACTGCGGCCCACGGACTCCAGCTTCAGATCCTGTGGGCAGGAAGCCCGGGGAGTCAGCGGAGGCCACGGCCCCTGGCCAGCCCACCCCAGCCAGGTAGGTCTGCCCACCTGGTGCCGAAGCTCGTGCAGCTGAGAGAAGATTTGAAAGAAGGTGGCCACGGGCTCGCTCAGGTGCTGCTGGACCATCTCCTGTCCGATGCGCAGGCAGATGAGGGCGATGAGGCTAATGGTTTTCATACACAGGACAGTCCGGGCCTGGGCTCCACTTGGGAACCTGGAAATAGAGCTTATAAGCTCCAGCCCCCACTGCCTCTGCAGGGCTTTCCCAGATCTATCCAAAGCCGTAAACGAAAGGAGCTATAAGACCAACTGGTCCAGACCAGGTGAGGAAACGAAGGCACAGACAGGTGTGGCTTGCTCAGGGTCACCCGGCTGGGATGAAAACCAGCACTCCTGACGCCCCGCGCCCCAGGTCGCCCCCCAGCCGGGCTGCTCCCCCGTGGGGTGGTGCAGGGCCCTACCCCGTGACGAGGGAAGTGAGGAAGCTGAGCACGGGCAGCAAGACCTCGTGGCTGATACGGGGCAGGATGTCCATGAGGGTGGTGTCTGAGAGGTACACGATGATCTTCTGGGTCAGAGTCACCGCTGCCAGCAGCCCCGCCTCCTTGCGGCTGTTCAGTCGACTGGGGCCTGAGGTACTACCCGGGGCCACCTAGGGCCACAGAGCAGATGAGGGCCAGGTTGCCTCACAGACCGCCGGGAACCCAGAGAGGTCCTGGGTCGGCCCTCAGCCGCCCAGACCCCGGCTGCCAAACGGTGACTGACCAGGTAGCTGATGTAGGGCAGGTACTGGTAGGTGAGGACGGGCTCCCCGTACAGGTGGGCGACGTGGAGGAGGCAGCTGAGCACGGGCCCCGATACTATATCGCCCAGTACTGGTCTCTTCTGGTAGATGTTGCCCACGTTCAGCGGGGGGCTCTCGCCACTGCTCACGGTGAACTGCTGCTGGGTGGGCCCTGTCAAGGAAGGGCCACAGCTAGTGGAGGGCAGGGGGGAGGTGGGCCTTCAGGGACCGCAGTGAACACTCCTGCTCACTCTAGCTTCGGGTCTCCCCGTGCCTCacccaaggaaggaaggagctTACAGACTGGGACCCAGGACCGGGCCAGGAGGTGGTCCGAGGTGAAAGTGGGAAGGATCCGCTACAGGGGGCTGAAGAGGGGCAAAGGGCTGGAGGAAGCCCCATCCCCGGCCTTACCCACATAACACGACGTCAGCAGGCGGAGCAGGTTCCGGGCCACGTGGCGAGAGGCCACGGTGGGGCCGAGCTTGGCGGACAGCCAGCGGACCATCTTGCAGGCCGTATCTGCAGGGTGGGGGCAGGCCCTGAGCTCATCAGATAACGGCGGCTCACTactccccaaccccaccccacggACCCCGCCTAGCCGACGCGGACTCCAactgtgcccaggagcccagcCAGCGCCTGGCCACCCCACGCCACCACCCTCCCTTTAGCAGCAGCAGAGCTGGCCTGTGGGAGTCTGGCTTTGGGGCTGCTCCAGGCACCTCTACTCGGGCATACCCTGCAGGAGGGTGACCCTTTCAGTGAATCTCCCCCAGCTCCCAAATGAGGCCCTGGCTACCATCCCCTCTGGCCTCTTCCCCTTCCGCTTCTCTTCACTCTCTCAGTCTAACCACACTGGCCTTTCACAGATTCTTTAATGGAACCACGACAGCCTCAGAGCCTCgcacaggctgttccctctgcctggaacgctcttcccacctcagagcctgCCATTTTTGCCCAGCTACCTCCTCCTCGTTGAACCCCAGCAGGCCCTACTTCCAAGGAAGCCTTCTTTGACCCCTGAAAATGAGATCTAAGCCCATGTTATATTCCCTCGTGGTAGCCAGCCATTGTTGTTTGTAGCACTAACAGAACTCGTGCTTACGGAAGACTGCCTACAGCACGGACGTGAGCTCCAGCAGGGCAGGCCCATGGCTCTGCTGCGTGTGGATCTGCTCAACCCACTGCTTGGCACAGGGCAGGGGCTCCGCACACGATGAGTGTTAGACTGACACCTCCAGGCCTGAGAACTCACCAAGAAGGATCTTCTGCTCTTTGCCCTCCGACTGCTCGGTCAGtggttcctcttcttcctccccgtCAGCCCCGCCGTCACCGGCCACGACCGTATCCATGGACAGCACCGTGTTGGACAGCGTGAGCTCAGACGCCTCGGGGACCTCatcctgctccccctccccctccccctcgtcCAACACCACacagccctcctcctcctcctcttcctcctcggaGCCCTCGCTTTGCTTCAAGTCCTGGCTGCTGTCACCCGACCTGAGGCTGCTCTTGTCCACCGGGGCGCCCCCCTCGTCTGCCACCCGCTCCTCGCCCAGGGATGTCTCGCTGCTGCTGCTCTTGTCACTCAGCCGGCCCAGGCTCACGGCCTCAGCCTCCTGGGGCTGAGGGGACTCGGCCACGTAGAGCCCGGCCTGGAAGTCCTCTGTCTCGGTGAGGTCGGCCTGGTCGTGGAAGCTGACGCCAGACGTGTAGTCCAGGAGCCCCAGGCCCGAGGAGGCAGCAGGCTCCCCGTCCATCTGGATCTCCTCCCCAAAGGCACAGGAGCTAGGCCTGGCCCCCGGGAGCCCACTTTCCTCATCCTCTGCAGCCCCCGCCAGGCCCTTGCTTTCTTCCTGGGAGGCCTCCACACCCGCCAGCACCTGCAGGACGTGGGGCAGCAGGTGGACGAGAAAGGCCTGCAGGCCCAGCCGCACCATCAGCTGGGCCACAAAGCAGTCGGTGTACAGGTAGAAGCGCCCGTGTAGCCGGCAGGGGCTCTCGTAGGCACCAATGAGAGGCTTCAGTAGGTACCTGTTAGCATTTTTGGGGCCCAGTG
This window encodes:
- the WDR81 gene encoding WD repeat-containing protein 81 isoform X1, with the protein product MALGSRGREVALTTEAEGWSPPPSPDMEELLRSVERDLNIDARQLAPAPGGTHVVALVPARWLASLRERRLPPGPCPRAEGLGEAEVRTLLQRSVQRLPPGWTRVEVHGLRKQRLSYPLGSLPFEEGSGSPETLTRFMQDVAAQNYRNLWRHAYHTYGQPYSHSPAPAAVPALDSVRQALQRVYGCPFLPVGEASQCPSHARDGPCPPRGNPASPSLLRAEALLESPEMLYVVHPYVQFCLHDVVAFSPAKLANSQAKVLFILFRVLRAMDACHRQGLACGALSLHHIAVDEKLCSELRLDLSAYEKLREDENEEISVARKGAGLEPGEEGGGGPGCPTCQEELRDLVLDWVHGRISNFHYLMQLNRLAGRRQGDPNYHPVLPWVVDFTTPRGRFRDLRKSKFRLNKGDKQLDFTYEMTRQAFVAGGAGGGEPPHVPHHISDVLSDITYYVYKARRTPRSVLCGHVRAQWEPHEYPASMERMQSWTPDECIPEFYTDPSIFCSIHPDMPDLDVPAWCSSSQEFVAAHRALLESREVSQDLHHWIDLTFGYKLQGKEAVKEKNVCLHLVDAHTHLTSYGVVQLFDQPHPRRLAGAPALAPEPPLIPRLLFQTIQESTGREDFPAQLANGTGRPVLEAAPREAAWARDMPVVGEDDLEQATEALDSISLTGKAGDQLGPSSSSSSSHAPPGLLPFSGASTSRPGRRNKAAGVDPGEGEEGKILLPEGFGPLQALEEVEKLGNFLTKGLGGRLEVPPQPQVQRAVLLRDLFHRDMQALGVLLAEMVFATRVRTLPPDAPLWVRFEAVRGLCTRHPKEVPVSLQPVLDTLLQLSGRQGPVVAGRGKLDPLFEYRPVSQGLPPPCPAQLLSPFSSVVPFPSYFPALHKFILLYQARRVEDEAQGRELVFALWQQLGAVLGDITPEGLEILLPFVLSLMSEEHTAVYTAWYLFEPVAKALGPKNANRYLLKPLIGAYESPCRLHGRFYLYTDCFVAQLMVRLGLQAFLVHLLPHVLQVLAGVEASQEESKGLAGAAEDEESGLPGARPSSCAFGEEIQMDGEPAASSGLGLLDYTSGVSFHDQADLTETEDFQAGLYVAESPQPQEAEAVSLGRLSDKSSSSETSLGEERVADEGGAPVDKSSLRSGDSSQDLKQSEGSEEEEEEEEGCVVLDEGEGEGEQDEVPEASELTLSNTVLSMDTVVAGDGGADGEEEEEPLTEQSEGKEQKILLDTACKMVRWLSAKLGPTVASRHVARNLLRLLTSCYVGPTQQQFTVSSGESPPLNVGNIYQKRPVLGDIVSGPVLSCLLHVAHLYGEPVLTYQYLPYISYLVAPGSTSGPSRLNSRKEAGLLAAVTLTQKIIVYLSDTTLMDILPRISHEVLLPVLSFLTSLVTGFPSGAQARTVLCMKTISLIALICLRIGQEMVQQHLSEPVATFFQIFSQLHELRHQDLKLESVGRSEGQLPKVAFSDGQLRLVDPTLLDELQKVFTLEMAYTIYVPFSCLLGDIIRKIIPNHELVGELAGLYLESMSPSHRSPASVEPTAPSTGPEWDPQGGGCPQDDGHSGTFGSVLVGNRIQIPDDSQPESPGPLGPIPGVGGGDLGSQSEDNVLKRKLPRSVHGLSGNWLAHWQYEIGVNQQDAHFHFHQIRLQSFPGHSGAVKCVVPLSSEDFFLSGSKDRTVRLWPLYNSGDGTSETASRLVYAQHRKSVFFVGQLEAPQCVVSCDGAVHVWDPFTGKTLRVVEPSDSRVPLTAVAVMPAPHTSITMASSDSTLRFVDCRKPGLQHEFRLSSGLNPGLVRSLAVSPSGRSVVAGFSSGFMVLLDTRTGLVLRGWPAHEGDILQIKAVEGSVLVSSSSDHSLTVWKELEQKPTHHYKSTSDPIHTFDLYGSEVVTGTVANKIGVCSLLEPPSQATTKLSSENFRGTLTSLALLPTKRHLLLGSDNGVIRLLA